In one window of Azotobacter salinestris DNA:
- a CDS encoding benzoate/H(+) symporter BenE family transporter → MKPLTLHKDFSLSAVTAGFLAVLISYSGPLVIFFQAAQSAGISAGMMSSWVWAISIGAALSGILLSLWLRVPVVTAWSAPGTAMLVTLFPALSLNEAVGAYLTAGAILFLIGISGWFDRLVQAIPRGIAYAMMAGILLQFGVGAFQSVASMPALAFGMLLAYLIFKRLFPRYCLVLLLVVGVALAVGLEGSNLAGIGASLAAPQFIAPQWSWSSTLSLAIPLVLVSLTGQFLPGMAILRNAGYDTPARPVLATTGLASLAVACFGGISIVIAAITAALCTGRDAHEDPDRRYVAGIANGVFYLLGGTFAGTIILLFSAMPKTFVAVLAGLALIGAITSNVMGAVNEEDHREASMLTFLATASGMSFFGLGSAFWGVVIGALAYLILHRTGWLPKNLLAGLLAAGKDQGVR, encoded by the coding sequence ATGAAGCCCCTAACCCTCCACAAGGATTTCTCGCTGTCCGCCGTCACCGCCGGATTTCTCGCCGTGCTGATCTCCTACTCTGGCCCGCTGGTGATCTTCTTCCAGGCCGCGCAGAGCGCCGGGATTTCCGCCGGGATGATGTCCTCCTGGGTCTGGGCCATCTCCATCGGCGCGGCGCTGTCCGGCATCCTGCTCAGCCTGTGGCTCAGGGTGCCGGTGGTGACCGCCTGGTCCGCGCCCGGCACCGCCATGCTGGTCACCCTGTTCCCGGCGCTCAGCCTCAACGAGGCGGTCGGCGCCTACCTCACGGCCGGCGCGATCCTCTTTTTGATCGGCATTTCCGGCTGGTTCGACCGGTTGGTGCAGGCCATTCCCCGAGGCATCGCCTACGCCATGATGGCCGGCATCCTGCTCCAGTTCGGCGTCGGCGCCTTCCAGTCGGTGGCCTCGATGCCGGCGCTGGCCTTCGGCATGCTCCTCGCCTACCTGATCTTCAAGCGCCTGTTCCCGCGCTACTGCCTGGTGCTGCTGTTGGTCGTCGGCGTGGCCCTGGCCGTCGGCCTGGAAGGCAGCAACCTCGCCGGCATCGGCGCGAGCCTGGCCGCGCCGCAGTTCATCGCCCCGCAGTGGAGCTGGAGTTCGACCCTGAGCCTGGCCATTCCGCTGGTGCTGGTCAGTCTGACCGGACAGTTCCTGCCCGGCATGGCCATCCTGCGCAATGCCGGCTACGACACCCCGGCCAGGCCGGTGCTCGCCACCACCGGGCTGGCCTCGCTGGCGGTGGCCTGTTTCGGCGGCATCAGCATCGTCATCGCCGCCATCACCGCCGCCCTGTGCACCGGCAGGGACGCCCACGAGGACCCGGACAGGCGCTACGTCGCCGGCATCGCCAACGGCGTCTTCTACCTGCTCGGCGGCACCTTCGCCGGCACCATCATCCTGCTGTTCAGCGCCATGCCGAAGACCTTCGTCGCCGTGCTCGCCGGCCTGGCGCTGATCGGCGCCATCACCAGCAACGTGATGGGCGCGGTGAACGAGGAGGACCACCGCGAGGCGTCCATGCTGACCTTCCTGGCCACGGCGTCGGGGATGAGCTTCTTCGGCCTGGGCTCGGCCTTCTGGGGCGTGGTGATCGGCGCCCTCGCCTACCTGATCCTGCACCGGACGGGCTGGCTGCCGAAGAACCTGCTGGCCGGGCTGCTGGCGGCGGGCAAGGACCAGGGCGTGCGCTGA
- a CDS encoding LysR family transcriptional regulator: protein MDRFQAMQLFARIVELGSFSKAAEQQGMSRASASALIRQLENHLGVRLLQRTTRQVSATLDGRSYYQHCLSVLGEIEEVESVLSQSAGHPRGRLKIDLSASLGRLLVIPALPDFYARYPEITLEIGIGDRMIDLVREGVDCVVRIGGLSDSTLIARSLPALPQITCASAGYLARHGLPTSLDELQGHRCVDYLSPTTGRLAPLEFAVDGRIETRSLPASLAVNHGEAYVAACEAGLGIVQVPRYHVERQLAAGSLVELLPQYSPPALPLTVLYPHHRHLTPRLRVFIDWLVALFG from the coding sequence ATGGACCGCTTCCAGGCCATGCAGCTCTTCGCCCGCATCGTCGAACTCGGCAGCTTCAGCAAGGCCGCCGAGCAGCAGGGCATGTCCCGCGCCTCGGCCAGCGCGCTGATCCGGCAACTGGAGAACCACCTCGGCGTGCGCCTGCTGCAGCGCACCACCCGGCAGGTCAGCGCCACCCTCGACGGGCGTTCCTACTACCAGCACTGCCTGTCGGTCCTCGGCGAGATCGAGGAAGTGGAGAGCGTGCTGTCGCAGAGCGCCGGGCACCCGCGCGGCCGGCTGAAGATCGACCTGTCGGCCTCTCTCGGCCGCCTGCTGGTGATCCCGGCCCTGCCGGACTTCTACGCCCGCTACCCGGAAATCACCCTGGAAATCGGCATCGGCGACCGGATGATCGATCTGGTGCGCGAAGGGGTGGACTGCGTGGTGCGGATCGGCGGGCTGAGCGACTCGACGCTGATCGCCCGCAGCCTGCCGGCGCTGCCCCAGATCACCTGCGCCAGCGCCGGCTACCTGGCCCGCCACGGCCTGCCGACCAGCCTCGACGAACTGCAGGGTCACCGCTGCGTCGACTACCTCTCGCCCACCACCGGGCGCCTGGCGCCGCTGGAGTTCGCCGTCGACGGCCGCATCGAGACGCGCAGCCTGCCGGCCAGTCTCGCGGTCAACCACGGCGAAGCCTACGTGGCGGCCTGCGAGGCGGGCCTCGGCATCGTCCAGGTGCCGCGCTACCACGTCGAGCGCCAGCTGGCCGCCGGCAGTCTGGTCGAACTGCTGCCGCAATACTCGCCGCCGGCGCTGCCGCTGACCGTGCTCTATCCCCATCACCGCCACCTGACGCCGCGCCTGCGGGTGTTCATCGACTGGCTGGTGGCGCTGTTCGGCTGA
- a CDS encoding energy transducer TonB has protein sequence MIDEVRRRACLGAMQVVSWVPRVALPFAAPSRPELLEPPEPATAAPVRPAVELRAVPEAPPRPSPVERAKIEVPRPAARAEAPAAREETVEPTAPRALSLPPPRFALQLLRAGRCALLVELPTGEPFQSRDPAYLLLRDLLRAAGLADSPRPLGEPVRWPLFKGGNLDQGPQAALEYVQTFVAARLEEEGDCACLWLVGLPALRFAAAAEADACLRELQVEGLPPVWALPGLETLMEEPARKAELWRAMRRVRMRWISANE, from the coding sequence TTGATCGACGAGGTCCGCCGCCGCGCCTGTCTCGGCGCCATGCAGGTGGTCAGCTGGGTGCCGCGGGTGGCGCTGCCGTTCGCCGCGCCGTCGCGGCCGGAATTGCTCGAACCGCCCGAGCCGGCGACGGCAGCGCCGGTGCGACCGGCCGTGGAACTCAGGGCCGTGCCCGAGGCGCCGCCCAGGCCAAGCCCGGTCGAGCGGGCGAAGATCGAGGTGCCGCGTCCCGCTGCCCGTGCCGAGGCGCCCGCCGCCCGCGAGGAGACCGTCGAACCGACCGCACCCAGGGCTCTTTCGCTGCCGCCGCCGCGCTTCGCCCTGCAGCTGCTGCGTGCCGGCCGCTGCGCCCTGCTGGTCGAGCTGCCCACCGGCGAACCCTTCCAGAGCCGCGACCCGGCTTATCTGCTGCTCAGGGACTTGCTGCGTGCCGCGGGGCTTGCGGACAGCCCGCGTCCGCTCGGCGAGCCGGTGCGCTGGCCCCTGTTCAAGGGCGGCAATCTGGACCAAGGGCCGCAGGCGGCACTGGAATACGTGCAGACCTTCGTCGCGGCACGGCTGGAGGAGGAGGGCGACTGCGCCTGCCTGTGGCTGGTCGGGCTGCCGGCGCTGCGTTTCGCCGCCGCGGCCGAGGCCGATGCCTGCCTTCGCGAGCTGCAGGTCGAAGGCTTGCCGCCGGTCTGGGCGCTGCCCGGTCTGGAAACCCTGATGGAAGAGCCGGCCCGCAAGGCCGAGCTGTGGCGCGCGATGCGCCGAGTACGTATGCGCTGGATATCCGCGAATGAGTGA
- a CDS encoding PqiB family protein, with protein sequence MSDLPEARTRPASTWSAIWVLPLIALLIGAWLAWNAYSQAGIEVQVRFASGEGIQVNKTEVIYKGMPVGKVVGLTLDDEGSNTGVIATLEMNKDVESYLRSNTRFWLVRPQVTLAGITGLETLVSGNYIAVSPGDGEPSKKFTALSEEPPLPDSTPGLHITLKAERLGSLNRDSPVFYKQIQVGRVKSYQLAEDLSTVEIRIFIEPAYAHLVRKHTRFWNASGVTVDAGLGGVKFRTESLASIVAGGIAFATPEHRQDSPPTDPRLPFRLYDSFDAAQTGIKVMLELSDFEGLQAGRTPVVYKGVQVGILKTLKIEPGLSRAMAELTLDPLAEDFLVEGTDFWVVKPSISLGGVTGLEALVKGNYIGMRPGEKGAAVRRTFVARSKAPPMDLGAPGLHLVLTNDTLGSLDIGSPVLYRQIKVGSVQSFQLSRNRRRVLLGVHIEPEYAGLVNSSTRFWNASGITLSGGLSGIEVKSESLQTLLAGGIAFETPDPEAPANTRQIPRYALHADRESALQAGTELQIRVDSGDGLKAGTPIRYKGLDVGKVERVELSEDLQSVLLRTRITQAAERIARSGSLFWVVRPELGLMRTANLDTLISGPYIEVRPDAGNSSRQTSFVALSQPPEGSSKPEAGLRLVLSTPRRGSLKAGVPVTYREVTVGKVTGFELGPNADRVLIDILIEPRYAPLVRSGSRFWNTSGFGFDFGLLKGAQLRTESLETLLEGGIAFATPEGEQMGKPAIPGQTFPLFAEANGEWLQWAPKIALEKERR encoded by the coding sequence ATGAGTGACCTGCCTGAGGCCAGAACCCGCCCGGCCTCCACCTGGTCGGCGATCTGGGTTTTGCCGTTGATCGCCTTGCTGATCGGCGCCTGGCTGGCCTGGAATGCCTATAGCCAGGCCGGTATCGAGGTCCAGGTACGCTTCGCCAGCGGCGAGGGTATCCAGGTCAACAAGACCGAGGTGATCTACAAGGGCATGCCGGTTGGCAAGGTCGTGGGACTTACCCTGGATGACGAGGGTTCGAACACAGGGGTGATCGCCACGCTGGAGATGAACAAGGACGTCGAGTCCTATCTGCGCAGCAATACGCGTTTCTGGCTGGTCAGGCCGCAGGTCACCCTGGCCGGCATCACCGGTCTGGAAACCCTGGTTTCTGGAAATTACATCGCAGTCAGTCCGGGAGATGGCGAGCCGAGCAAGAAGTTCACCGCTTTGTCCGAGGAGCCACCACTGCCGGACAGTACGCCCGGATTGCACATCACGTTGAAAGCCGAGCGGCTGGGCTCGCTGAATCGGGACAGCCCCGTGTTCTACAAGCAGATCCAGGTCGGCCGGGTAAAGAGCTATCAGTTGGCCGAGGACCTGAGCACCGTGGAGATCAGGATCTTCATCGAGCCGGCCTATGCCCATCTGGTGCGCAAGCACACGCGCTTCTGGAATGCCAGTGGGGTCACGGTCGATGCCGGACTCGGTGGCGTCAAGTTCCGTACCGAGTCCCTGGCCAGTATCGTGGCGGGCGGTATCGCCTTCGCCACGCCAGAGCACCGTCAGGACAGTCCGCCCACCGATCCGCGCCTGCCGTTTCGCCTGTATGACAGTTTCGATGCAGCGCAGACCGGCATCAAGGTCATGCTCGAGCTGAGCGATTTCGAGGGGCTCCAGGCCGGGCGTACCCCGGTGGTGTACAAGGGCGTTCAGGTCGGCATCCTGAAAACGTTGAAGATCGAGCCCGGCCTTTCCCGCGCTATGGCCGAGCTGACTCTGGATCCGCTGGCCGAGGATTTTCTGGTCGAGGGAACCGACTTCTGGGTAGTCAAACCCTCGATCTCCCTGGGCGGGGTCACCGGCCTCGAGGCGCTGGTGAAGGGCAACTACATCGGCATGCGTCCAGGCGAGAAGGGGGCGGCGGTCAGGCGTACCTTCGTGGCCCGCTCCAAGGCGCCACCCATGGATCTCGGCGCTCCCGGCCTGCATCTGGTGCTGACCAACGACACCCTCGGCTCGCTGGATATCGGCAGCCCGGTACTCTACCGGCAGATCAAGGTCGGCTCCGTGCAAAGTTTCCAGCTGTCCCGCAACCGTCGTCGCGTGCTGCTGGGTGTGCACATCGAGCCGGAGTATGCCGGTCTGGTGAACAGCTCGACGCGCTTCTGGAATGCCAGCGGCATCACCCTGAGCGGTGGCCTGTCCGGAATCGAGGTGAAGAGCGAGTCCCTGCAGACCCTATTGGCCGGTGGCATCGCCTTCGAAACACCCGATCCCGAAGCGCCTGCCAACACACGGCAGATTCCGCGCTATGCCCTGCACGCCGATCGCGAGAGCGCCCTGCAGGCGGGAACCGAACTGCAGATCCGCGTCGACAGTGGCGATGGACTGAAAGCCGGCACACCGATCCGCTACAAGGGGCTGGATGTCGGCAAGGTCGAGCGGGTCGAGCTGAGCGAGGACCTGCAGTCGGTCCTGCTTCGTACCCGGATCACCCAGGCCGCCGAGCGGATCGCCCGCTCGGGCAGCCTGTTCTGGGTGGTCAGGCCCGAGCTTGGCCTGATGCGTACTGCCAATCTGGATACCCTGATCAGCGGCCCCTACATCGAGGTACGGCCCGATGCGGGCAACTCCTCCCGGCAGACCAGCTTTGTCGCCCTGTCACAACCGCCGGAGGGCTCGTCCAAGCCGGAGGCCGGGCTCAGACTGGTACTCAGCACGCCGCGACGTGGCTCGCTCAAGGCGGGGGTACCGGTCACCTATCGTGAGGTGACGGTCGGCAAGGTCACCGGGTTCGAACTGGGGCCGAATGCCGACCGGGTGCTGATCGACATCCTCATCGAGCCGCGCTACGCGCCCCTGGTTCGCAGCGGCAGCCGCTTCTGGAACACCAGCGGTTTCGGTTTCGACTTCGGTCTGCTCAAGGGGGCGCAGCTGCGTACTGAATCGCTGGAAACCCTGCTCGAGGGCGGTATTGCCTTCGCCACGCCCGAAGGTGAGCAGATGGGCAAGCCGGCGATCCCGGGGCAGACCTTTCCGCTGTTCGCCGAAGCGAACGGCGAATGGTTGCAGTGGGCGCCGAAGATCGCTCTGGAGAAGGAGAGGCGGTAG
- the rimI gene encoding ribosomal protein S18-alanine N-acetyltransferase: MSDAINFRPMIEADLDAVLKIEYAAFSHPWTRGIFQDALKSYECWLMFEGSQQVGHGVIQVILDEAHLLNITIKPQSQGRGLGLRLLEYLMARAREHKATECFLEVRASNGAAYRLYERYGFNEVGRRRDYYPAAGGREDALVMVCTLLD, encoded by the coding sequence ATGAGTGATGCGATTAACTTCCGCCCGATGATCGAGGCGGATCTGGATGCCGTGCTGAAGATCGAATACGCCGCCTTCAGTCATCCCTGGACCCGTGGCATCTTCCAGGATGCCCTGAAGTCCTACGAGTGCTGGCTGATGTTCGAAGGCAGCCAGCAGGTCGGCCATGGCGTGATCCAGGTGATCCTCGACGAGGCGCACCTGCTGAACATCACCATCAAGCCGCAGAGCCAGGGGCGCGGGCTCGGCCTGCGCCTGCTCGAGTACCTGATGGCGCGGGCGCGGGAACACAAGGCCACGGAGTGCTTTCTCGAGGTACGGGCCAGCAACGGCGCCGCCTACCGGCTCTACGAGCGCTACGGTTTCAACGAGGTCGGCCGGCGGCGCGACTACTATCCGGCCGCCGGCGGCCGCGAGGATGCCCTGGTGATGGTCTGCACCCTGCTCGATTGA
- the otsB gene encoding trehalose-phosphatase, protein MNGQCPTSAQDLKSCAFFFDVDGTLAEIQPRPELVFIPPITLAALDRLQAVGVPVAVISGRRLADLDRLFEPLRLPAAGVHGAERRGADGRLRQLSLDWEALRRVEGELVQACAQHPGLHLENKGLAFALHFRLAPELEATARRLAEDFTRRHPELLTLQPGKCVFELKPRGASKGEVIRAFMREPPFCGRVPVFIGDDLTDEAGFLAVNALGGHSFKVGPGETVAQQRLDSVTAVEKWLDDLVRPLKPEVYP, encoded by the coding sequence ATGAACGGTCAATGCCCCACCAGTGCGCAGGACCTGAAGAGCTGCGCCTTCTTCTTCGATGTGGACGGAACGCTTGCCGAAATACAGCCCCGTCCCGAGTTGGTATTCATTCCCCCCATTACCCTCGCCGCCCTCGACCGGCTCCAGGCCGTCGGTGTGCCGGTCGCCGTGATTTCCGGCCGCCGGCTGGCGGATCTCGATCGCCTGTTCGAACCGCTGCGCCTGCCGGCTGCCGGCGTGCACGGCGCCGAGCGCCGCGGAGCCGACGGCCGGCTGCGGCAGCTGAGCCTGGACTGGGAGGCCCTGCGCCGGGTCGAGGGTGAGCTGGTGCAGGCCTGTGCCCAGCATCCCGGACTGCATCTGGAGAACAAGGGCCTGGCCTTCGCGCTGCATTTCCGCCTGGCCCCCGAACTGGAGGCGACCGCTCGCCGCCTGGCCGAGGACTTCACCCGCCGTCATCCCGAACTGCTGACCCTGCAGCCGGGCAAGTGCGTGTTCGAACTCAAGCCCCGCGGCGCCAGCAAGGGGGAGGTGATCCGCGCATTCATGCGCGAGCCGCCGTTCTGCGGCCGGGTGCCGGTTTTCATCGGCGACGATCTCACCGACGAGGCCGGTTTCCTGGCAGTCAACGCCCTGGGTGGGCATTCGTTCAAGGTAGGTCCGGGCGAGACGGTCGCGCAGCAGCGGCTGGACTCCGTCACGGCAGTGGAAAAATGGCTGGACGACCTGGTCCGGCCTCTCAAACCGGAGGTTTATCCATGA
- a CDS encoding Fic family protein translates to MEDSRWIWQQPDWPHFRWQAERLAPLLRDCAQAQGRLLGMAGAAGDELGAQSELDALLQNIVTSSAIEGEQLDVGSVRSSLARRLGLETDGDSRVSPRSEGLAELMLDATRHLEQPLSLERLLHWHRLLFPAQDDDLLPRRIRVGALRGEEPMQVVSGRLDRPTVHFEAPPRDGLERQLAAFLDWFEASRSDGGLDPLLRAGIAHFWFVTLHPFDDGNGRLTRAITDLALAQGERQAIRLHAMSVSILDDRQGYYRILEASQKGGLEITPWLEWFLHTLLRSLQQALARIDRVLAKARFWQRHRQQALSAEQIKVLNRLLDGGERGFEGGISAAQYQAVARVSKATATRHLGDLLDKGCLVRLPGGGRSTRYRIDWPAAGLPDTPL, encoded by the coding sequence ATGGAAGACTCACGCTGGATCTGGCAGCAACCGGATTGGCCACATTTTCGCTGGCAGGCCGAGCGCCTGGCGCCGCTGCTGCGCGACTGCGCGCAGGCCCAGGGCCGGCTGCTCGGCATGGCCGGGGCGGCAGGGGACGAACTCGGCGCGCAGAGCGAGCTGGATGCCCTGCTGCAGAACATCGTCACCTCCTCGGCCATCGAAGGCGAGCAACTCGACGTCGGCTCGGTACGCTCCTCGCTGGCCCGCCGCCTGGGTCTCGAAACGGACGGCGACAGCCGCGTCAGCCCGCGCAGCGAAGGTCTCGCCGAGCTGATGCTGGACGCCACCCGGCACCTGGAGCAACCGCTGAGCCTCGAACGCCTGCTGCACTGGCACCGGCTGCTGTTTCCCGCGCAGGACGACGACCTGCTGCCGCGGCGCATCCGCGTCGGTGCCCTGCGCGGCGAAGAGCCGATGCAGGTGGTCTCCGGCCGGCTCGACCGGCCCACCGTGCATTTCGAGGCGCCGCCGCGCGACGGGCTGGAGCGGCAACTGGCCGCCTTCCTCGACTGGTTCGAGGCGAGCCGCAGCGACGGCGGCCTCGACCCGCTGCTGCGCGCCGGCATCGCCCATTTCTGGTTCGTCACCCTGCATCCCTTCGACGACGGCAACGGCCGGCTGACCCGCGCCATCACCGACCTGGCGCTGGCCCAGGGCGAGCGCCAGGCGATCCGCCTGCATGCCATGTCGGTCAGCATCCTCGACGACCGCCAAGGCTACTACCGCATCCTCGAAGCCAGCCAGAAGGGTGGGCTGGAGATCACCCCCTGGCTGGAATGGTTCCTCCATACCCTGCTGCGCAGCCTGCAACAGGCGCTGGCACGCATCGACCGGGTGCTGGCCAAGGCGCGCTTCTGGCAGCGGCACCGCCAGCAGGCGCTGTCCGCCGAACAGATCAAGGTGCTCAACCGCCTGCTCGACGGCGGCGAGCGCGGCTTCGAAGGCGGCATCAGCGCCGCCCAGTACCAGGCCGTCGCCAGGGTTTCCAAGGCCACCGCCACCCGCCATCTCGGCGACCTGCTCGACAAGGGCTGCCTCGTCCGTCTGCCCGGCGGCGGGCGCAGCACCCGTTATCGGATCGACTGGCCCGCCGCCGGCCTGCCCGATACACCCCTGTAG
- the otsA gene encoding alpha,alpha-trehalose-phosphate synthase (UDP-forming): MNRLVVVSNRVAPIREGKVAAGGLAVGVYDALRQNGGIWFGWSGEVSKTPETACETVGNITYVTLGLSKSDYDEYYRGFSNATLWPIFHYRIDLARYYREEYQGYRRVNAMLAEKLKPLLRPDDIIWVHDYHLIPFAAACRQLGIGNRIGFFLHIPFPTPEVLTAIPPHEDLFRTFCDYDLVGFQTETDRMAFQDYVCRELGGIVEADGSLSACGQNFRAGVYPIGVMPDEIRRLADSYRGRRPMIGRTTEGTLRKTLISVDRLDYSKGLVERFLAYEQFLERFPEHRRNVEFIQIAPTSRSDVKTYQAIRKQLETVAGHVNGRLADLDWMPLHYLNKSLDRRTLMGLFRTANVGLVTPLRDGMNLVAKEYVAAQNPADPGVLVLSRFSGAARELTAALIVNPYDCLGMAEAMDRALRMPLEERKERYEDMMRALRAADLNAWRDNFLRDLRTFGRHRVVTASRAAAF, encoded by the coding sequence ATGAACCGTCTAGTCGTGGTATCCAATCGGGTCGCCCCCATCCGCGAAGGCAAGGTCGCCGCCGGGGGGCTGGCCGTGGGCGTGTACGATGCGTTGCGGCAGAATGGCGGCATCTGGTTCGGCTGGAGTGGCGAGGTCAGCAAGACGCCGGAGACTGCCTGCGAAACCGTCGGCAATATCACCTACGTCACCCTGGGCCTCAGCAAGTCGGACTACGACGAATACTACCGCGGCTTTTCCAATGCCACGCTCTGGCCGATCTTCCATTACCGCATCGATCTGGCGCGCTACTACCGCGAGGAGTACCAGGGCTATCGGCGGGTCAACGCCATGCTGGCGGAGAAGCTCAAGCCCCTGCTGCGTCCGGACGACATCATCTGGGTCCACGATTACCACCTGATTCCCTTTGCCGCCGCCTGTCGCCAGCTGGGGATCGGCAACCGCATCGGCTTCTTCCTGCACATTCCCTTCCCGACGCCGGAAGTCCTCACCGCCATCCCCCCGCACGAAGACCTGTTCCGGACCTTCTGCGACTACGACCTGGTCGGCTTCCAGACCGAAACCGACCGCATGGCCTTCCAGGACTACGTCTGCCGCGAACTCGGCGGAATCGTCGAGGCCGACGGCAGCCTGAGCGCCTGCGGGCAGAACTTCCGCGCCGGCGTCTATCCCATCGGCGTCATGCCCGACGAGATCCGCCGCCTGGCCGACTCCTACCGGGGCCGCCGGCCCATGATCGGGCGGACCACCGAAGGCACGCTGCGCAAGACCCTCATCAGCGTCGACCGGCTGGACTACTCCAAGGGGCTGGTCGAGCGCTTCCTGGCCTACGAGCAGTTCCTGGAGCGCTTCCCCGAGCACCGACGCAACGTGGAGTTCATCCAGATCGCGCCGACCTCGCGCTCGGACGTGAAGACCTACCAGGCCATCCGCAAGCAGCTGGAAACCGTGGCCGGACACGTCAACGGGCGCCTGGCCGACCTCGACTGGATGCCGCTGCACTATCTCAACAAGAGCCTCGACCGGCGCACCCTGATGGGGTTGTTCCGCACCGCCAATGTCGGTCTGGTCACCCCGCTGCGCGACGGCATGAACCTCGTGGCCAAGGAGTACGTCGCCGCACAGAATCCGGCCGATCCGGGCGTGCTGGTGCTGTCGCGCTTCTCCGGCGCGGCCCGTGAACTGACCGCGGCGCTGATCGTCAATCCCTACGACTGCCTGGGCATGGCCGAGGCCATGGACCGCGCCCTGCGCATGCCGCTGGAGGAGCGCAAGGAGCGTTACGAGGACATGATGCGGGCCCTGCGCGCAGCCGACCTGAACGCCTGGCGGGACAATTTCCTCCGTGACCTGCGCACCTTCGGCCGGCACCGGGTGGTGACGGCGAGTCGAGCCGCTGCCTTCTGA
- a CDS encoding 2-isopropylmalate synthase, with translation MSSKDRVIIFDTTLRDGEQSPGASMTREEKLRIAKVLERLKVDVIEAGFAIASPGDFEAVKAIAENIKDSTVCSLARAVDADIERAAEALRNANSGRIHTFIATSPIHMQYKLRMQPDQVVEQAVRAVKKARGLCADVEFSCEDAGRSEIDFLCRIIEAAIDAGARTINIPDTVGYAIPHQYGEMIGQLLARIPNADKAVFSVHCHNDLGLAVANSLAAVVAGARQVECTINGLGERAGNAALEEIVMAIKTRHDLLGVYTNIDTPHILAASRLVSGITGFPVQPNKAIVGANAFAHESGIHQDGVLKHRETYEIMSAQSVGWHTNKMVLGKHSGRNAFRTRLEELGIQLADEAALNAAFARFKALADKKHEIFDEDLQALVSEAQDEEAPEHFRLHSLEVVSKSGAVPRAHLLLSVAGHEQEATAEGAGPVDAIFKAIESLAASQATLQLYSVNAITEGTDSQGEVTVRLEKGGRIVNGNGADIDILVASAKAYINALNLMQAGVPKAHPQAADV, from the coding sequence ATGAGCAGCAAAGACCGCGTCATCATCTTCGACACCACACTGCGCGATGGCGAGCAGAGCCCCGGCGCCTCCATGACCAGGGAGGAGAAGCTGCGCATCGCCAAGGTACTGGAGCGGCTCAAGGTGGACGTGATCGAGGCCGGCTTCGCGATTGCCAGCCCGGGCGACTTCGAGGCGGTCAAGGCGATCGCCGAGAATATCAAGGACAGCACCGTATGCAGCCTGGCGCGTGCCGTGGACGCGGACATCGAGCGTGCCGCCGAAGCGCTGAGAAACGCCAATTCCGGACGCATCCACACCTTCATCGCCACCAGCCCGATCCACATGCAGTACAAGCTGCGCATGCAGCCCGACCAAGTGGTCGAGCAGGCCGTGCGGGCGGTGAAGAAGGCGCGCGGCCTGTGCGCCGACGTGGAGTTCTCCTGCGAGGATGCCGGTCGTTCGGAGATCGATTTCCTCTGCCGGATCATCGAGGCGGCCATCGACGCCGGGGCGCGCACCATTAACATCCCGGACACCGTCGGCTATGCCATTCCGCACCAATACGGCGAGATGATCGGCCAGTTGCTCGCGCGCATTCCCAATGCCGACAAGGCCGTGTTCTCGGTGCACTGCCACAACGACCTGGGGCTGGCTGTGGCCAACTCGCTGGCCGCGGTGGTGGCCGGGGCGCGCCAGGTGGAGTGCACCATCAACGGCCTCGGCGAGCGTGCCGGCAACGCCGCGCTGGAGGAGATCGTCATGGCCATCAAGACCCGTCACGATCTGCTCGGCGTGTACACCAACATCGACACGCCGCACATCCTCGCCGCGTCGCGGCTGGTCTCGGGGATCACCGGCTTCCCGGTGCAGCCGAACAAGGCCATCGTCGGCGCCAACGCCTTCGCTCACGAGTCGGGCATCCATCAGGACGGTGTGCTCAAGCACCGCGAGACCTACGAGATCATGTCGGCACAGTCGGTCGGCTGGCACACCAACAAGATGGTGCTGGGCAAGCATTCCGGGCGCAACGCCTTCCGCACCCGTCTGGAGGAGCTGGGCATCCAGCTCGCCGACGAGGCCGCGCTGAATGCGGCCTTCGCTCGCTTCAAGGCGCTGGCCGACAAGAAGCACGAGATCTTCGACGAGGATCTGCAGGCGTTGGTCTCCGAGGCCCAAGACGAGGAGGCGCCGGAGCACTTCCGCTTGCATTCCCTGGAAGTCGTCTCGAAGAGCGGCGCGGTGCCGCGGGCGCACCTGCTGCTTTCCGTGGCCGGCCACGAACAGGAGGCGACGGCCGAAGGTGCCGGCCCCGTGGATGCGATCTTCAAGGCCATCGAGTCGCTCGCCGCCTCCCAGGCCACCCTGCAGCTCTACTCGGTCAATGCCATCACCGAGGGCACCGACTCCCAGGGCGAGGTCACGGTGCGTCTGGAGAAGGGGGGGCGCATCGTCAACGGCAACGGCGCCGACATCGACATCCTGGTGGCCTCGGCCAAGGCCTACATCAACGCGCTGAACCTGATGCAGGCCGGCGTACCCAAGGCCCACCCGCAGGCGGCCGACGTTTGA